The Paenibacillus sp. 37 sequence AATGTCGCATCAGTAATGCTTTGATTACTTGACCCCACAATTGAATGTGCCATATCTCCAACTGCCATTAAATTGAGTTTTGCTCCAACAAGAGAATTTGGATCTGCCTGCGAGATTAAGATGTCTGTCTTCATGTTGATCAATACTCCTGTCCATTAAATTTGTAAATATCTTTAGATTACAATTTTTAAACGATCATCTTCCAATGATTGAGATACATCATTATAGCTTGAGCGTGAATTATATATGTATCAAATGACATTAATATCTATCAATAAATGGTATAACAATTCATAAATATGTATTTAGTTAAGTTACATTTACAATATATAGAATTAAATTATCATTATTGGTGACTTAGGAGTGGACTTTTTCTATTTTTCAATAATCTAAGAATATTTAAATAAAAATGGACCCTGTCGCTTCCAATAAAAAAAGCAAAAGGGTCCATTTATATTTGGCTATTTCAAAGTATTCTCTACCATACTATTCAACACATGTTTGAATGTCTCAAGATCGTCCTTGGATATTCCAGCAATTGTATCATTTTTAAACTTTTCGGCAATTGGCATTAAATCAAGGCAGATTTTCACGCCCTTATCAGAAAGTTCCAACTGCTTTACACGTTTATCAGCAGTTGCAGTGGAGCGGTATAACATTCCATCCAACTCCAGTTTTTGGAGCAAACGAACTACGCTCGGTTCTTTAATTGACATTTTTTCCGCTAGTTCGCGCTGGGTAATGGACTCATGAATATAGATATAATACATAGCGATCCACTGACTCCTGGTGATATGGTAGGCTCGAAACTCTTTTTCCAATGCTTCCGCGAAGAATTTCCCACTACGGTTTGTAACAAATGCAAGGCAATCCTCTAAATTAAACAATAGACACACCAACCAATCCCAACAGTTTTATCGCCGTGTATTTTTCCACTATTCATTATATGATAGCAAACATTTCACCATATAGGAAATGAATACTTACATTCGTTTCCTCATGCTTGATGGAGCGCACCGATACTAAGGCCGAATGCAGCTTCATGAATTACTTCTCCCGTTGTTGGGTGAGCAAAGACCGTATGTTTAATTTGTTGTTCTGTCAGCTCGTTTGTTATGGCGAGCGTTAAGCTACTGATTAAAGAAGATGCATCGGGACCAATAATTGCCCCTCCAACAATTTTTTGTGAGTGATTATTCTTAATCAATTTAATAAAACCTTCCGGTTCATTCATTGTTAAGGCCTTACCATTGCTGGTAAAGGAGACCTTACTCACACTGTAATCCATTCCTTGCTGTTTACATTCATCCTCCAATAATCCTACACTGGCTATTTCAGGTGATGTGAAAATAACGTTCGGGATTGCACCATAGCGCATTCCTTCCGATTCGCCTACAATTGAATCGATGGCAGTAATACCTTGATGCGAGGCAACATGGGCAAGTTGCATAATATTCGTAACATCACCTATCGCATAAATATGCTCAACGTTAGTACACATATGTTCGTTCACGGCAATGCCTCGCCCATTATTGTTAAGCTGGATTCCGGCTCGTTCAACCTCCAAACCATCCAAATTAGGTTCTCTTCCAACAGCTACCAATACTTTTTCACTAACCAACAAGTGATCCCCTAGGGCATCCTCATAACTTACGATCGCTTGTCCATCATCAGAACGCTGGATTTTGGATACCTTCGATTTCGTGTGAATATGAATCCCCGCTTGCTCTGCTGAATGCTTGATCTCTTCGGATATATCACTGTCAATCATGGTCAATAGTCGGTCCATAAATTCAACTACATGCACTTCAACGCCCAAGTAACGATAGATGAAGGCAAACTCCATACCGATAACACCCCCACCGATAAT is a genomic window containing:
- a CDS encoding MarR family winged helix-turn-helix transcriptional regulator, coding for MFNLEDCLAFVTNRSGKFFAEALEKEFRAYHITRSQWIAMYYIYIHESITQRELAEKMSIKEPSVVRLLQKLELDGMLYRSTATADKRVKQLELSDKGVKICLDLMPIAEKFKNDTIAGISKDDLETFKHVLNSMVENTLK
- the lpdA gene encoding dihydrolipoyl dehydrogenase, with translation MEIKMSMIPGGKKGKAGTINFQLGDKVSFGDLLVEIETGKGNREVTATAEGTISHILFEEGGEISSNQVLFTLETALEDEVLSKTQDNELKHPVMTKKVELLIIGAGPGGYVSAIYAAKKGIQVTLIEKEELGGTCLNVGCIPTKSLVKSAEICHHVKQSSLFGINTGTELQVDMHQIIRRKDEIKAKLISGIDYLMEKNEIEIIRGQASFLTKHEVRINGQTNYQISANNIIVATGSKIFKVNIPGIDLPFVMTSTDALACTELPKSITIIGGGVIGMEFAFIYRYLGVEVHVVEFMDRLLTMIDSDISEEIKHSAEQAGIHIHTKSKVSKIQRSDDGQAIVSYEDALGDHLLVSEKVLVAVGREPNLDGLEVERAGIQLNNNGRGIAVNEHMCTNVEHIYAIGDVTNIMQLAHVASHQGITAIDSIVGESEGMRYGAIPNVIFTSPEIASVGLLEDECKQQGMDYSVSKVSFTSNGKALTMNEPEGFIKLIKNNHSQKIVGGAIIGPDASSLISSLTLAITNELTEQQIKHTVFAHPTTGEVIHEAAFGLSIGALHQA